A portion of the Sabethes cyaneus chromosome 3, idSabCyanKW18_F2, whole genome shotgun sequence genome contains these proteins:
- the LOC128741711 gene encoding queuine tRNA-ribosyltransferase catalytic subunit, whose amino-acid sequence MNIKLLTVPFRSQSVRVFSVPSQLGITHSSATVLTGANMTEEATDYTNNPPLQYRVVAKCSRTKARVGLMQLRHSDVDTPVFMPVGTQGTLKGLLPDQILQLGCQIMLGNTYHLGMRPGTDVLEKAGGLHRFMGWPRALLTDSGGFQMVSLLQLAEITEEGVKFESPYDKSESMLTPERSMQIQNAIGADIMMQLDDVVKTTTTGPRVEEAMQRTIRWLDRSIGAHGRDDEQSVFPIVQGGLQPELRKVCAEELIKRNTRGFAVGGLSGGESKDEFWRTVHLCTDLLPEDKPRYLMGVGFAADLVVCVALGIDMFDCVFPTRTARFGCALTRKGQINLKQHAYKTDMRPIDENCDCSTCQTYTRSYLHHIVTVEPVACSIVSVHNVAFQLKLMSDIRESIKADTFPDFIQTFMKERFSDDKIPQWIVDALAAVNVSV is encoded by the exons ATGAACATAAAGCTCTTGACGGTACCATTCAGATCGCAATCAGTTCGTGTCTTTTCCGTTCCAAGTCAACTAGGAATAACACATTCATCTGCTACTGTCCTAACTGGCGCCAACATGACCGAAGAAGCAACCGATTATACCAACAATCCACCGCTGCAGTACCGCGTGGTGGCCAAATGCTCTCGAACCAAAGCTCGGGTGGGGTTAATGCAGTTGCGGCATAGTGATGTCGATACACCGGTGTTTATGCCTGTCGGAACGCAG GGTACCCTTAAAGGACTATTACCGGACCAAATCCTGCAATTAGGCTGTCAAATTATGCTAGGAAATACATACCACCTTGGAATGCGACCGGGGACGGATGTTCTGGAGAAAGCTGGTGGACTACATCGGTTCATGGGTTGGCCTCGTGCACTGTTGACGGACTCCGGGGGTTTCCAAATGGTTTCGCTGCTTCAACTAGCTGAAATCACCGAAGAAGGTGTTAAATTCGAGTCGCCTTACGATAAAAGTGAAAGCATGTTAACTCCCGAACGTTCGATGCAAATTCAAAATGCTATCGGAgcagacattatgatgcaactGGATGATGTGGTAAAGACGACTACAACTGGGCCGAGAGTGGAGGAAGCCATGCAGCGTACGATTCGATGGTTGGATCGGAGTATTGGCGCTCACGGACGTGATGACGAACAAAGCGTTTTTCCGATAGTTCAAGGCGGCCTGCAGCCTGAACTGAGGAAAGTTTGCGCCGAAGAACTCATCAAAAGAAACACACGTGGATTTGCGGTTGGTGGATTGAGTGGGGGCGAGAGCAAAGATGAATTCTGGCGAACGGTGCATCTCTGCACGGATCTACTGCCGGAGGACAAACCACGATATCTGATGGGAGTCGGGTTTGCGGCAGATCTGGTGGTATGTGTGGCACTGGGGATCGATATGTTTGACTGTGTGTTTCCGACGCGCACAGCGCGCTTCGGTTGTGCATTAACCCGCAAAGGACAAATTAATTTGAAGCAGCATGCCTATAAAACGGATATGAGGCCAATCGACGAAAATTGCGACTGTTCTACCTGCCAAACGTACACAAGATCGTACTTACATCACATTGTAACCGTGGAACCGGTAGCTTGCAGCATAGTTAGCGTTCATAATGTTGCCTTTCAG TTGAAACTTATGAGTGACATTCGAGAAAGTATAAAGGCAGACACTTTCCCGGATTTCATCCAGACGTTCATGAAGGAACGTTTTTCGGACGATAAGATTCCCCAATGGATAGTTGACGCACTGGCGGCGGTTAATGTTTCAGTGTAa